A region of the Candidatus Neomarinimicrobiota bacterium genome:
GGCCAACATGATTCTCACCTGAACGTTGTGTATATTTCCGTGAATTCTTAGGAATGGCTCACTGGCGGTCAATCGCAAATCGAGCTGAAAACCGGAGATCTGTCTGTTGACCCCCAAGAGATAGCCACCGTCCCAGGCTAGACCGATATTTGCCGGCTGGCCTCTCCAGAAATTCGTGATTGAGCTAGTGAATCCCCCCATGGGTATACCGTTATAGAAGCCGAAGTAGATCGTATCGCCAGCCCGGTTCCCGAATAGGAGCAGCAGTGGGAGGTCAGCATAATACTGACTGATTCGGCTCCTGGGAAAGGCTGCATTTCCCCTTCGCTGCCACCCTTTTTGATTCACCAAAAGTTCAAATCCGAATGACCAGCGTGGCCCTAGATCGTAATGGAAGAAGACCCCTGCCGTGAATCCCGGGGTTGGCAGACGTATTGGGTTACCGCCCACCTCAGCACCCCACACACTGTTTACGCCTATGCCAAATTTGTGACCAAAGCGGTCGGGTTGCCCTTGCTCAGCACTCAGCGTGACCGGGAGCAGTGCCAAGCAGAAGCTGGTCATGATGATGGCCCCGTTCCTGCTGCGCTGTCCGTATTGCCTCATGATTCGTTGCTGGCATCCCTCACTATTCACTGCCTACAATCGCCTTGCGTCCTTCCCCCGCCTCCACCGTCGCAGGAAACAGCGGACCCATGGCGTCGTCGCGTAGAAGTTCGACCTAGTAGGTCCGTTCGCTGGTTTTGTACGG
Encoded here:
- a CDS encoding outer membrane beta-barrel protein, which produces MRQYGQRSRNGAIIMTSFCLALLPVTLSAEQGQPDRFGHKFGIGVNSVWGAEVGGNPIRLPTPGFTAGVFFHYDLGPRWSFGFELLVNQKGWQRRGNAAFPRSRISQYYADLPLLLLFGNRAGDTIYFGFYNGIPMGGFTSSITNFWRGQPANIGLAWDGGYLLGVNRQISGFQLDLRLTASEPFLRIHGNIHNVQVRIMLARVIEL